A single genomic interval of Oceanithermus profundus DSM 14977 harbors:
- the glyS gene encoding glycine--tRNA ligase subunit beta: protein MNLLFEIGTEELPAAYVPRALADLERLAAERLSAARLDFEAIETYATPRRLALVVRGLPEASARVEEARRGPPEKAAFKDGKPTPAAAGFARKAGVEVADLTVKDGYVWARVVHEGEPTARILPELLAGLVRDLPAPKKMIWGAGDGPFVRPVRWLVARLDGEVLPVEVFNVSAGRTSRGHRFLGPDVVEVDAETYRDALYDAHVVADVAQRRERVVLETATLALSEGYEAVLPEDLVEEVTHLVEWPVAVMGSFSQRYLELPDEVLATVMIQHQRFFPVRVPGERLTNRFIGVSGHQPPDLSVVRAGYEQVLEGRIYDAYFFWTEDLKTPLTEHHKKLAGINFQRGLGTMADKAERVRQAAEKLGGRLGLDEEVLREAAALYKADLPTQMVYEFPELEGVMARAYGEKQGLDPRVARALEDAVRPTGPEASLPETPEGALLAALDRADTLVGFFHLGKKPSGSADPYGLRRAAAGLVRILGRTGWALPLEDVLEAAAEAYRARGLEVSPEAVQAARAFAEERLESLLTEAGLPTLAVRAAQKAPSVYGKMLRARLVYELMQRPEFAELTRLYKRAANLASQSESTREPDPELFETEEEARLLESLAPTRRAVGELLERGAELLPPWDPAAPLPNVDLAPLTEPLAQILALAGALDPFMDHVLVMVDDAAVRENRLALLRGVRDALGELGALELLGA from the coding sequence ATGAACCTCCTCTTCGAGATCGGAACCGAGGAGCTGCCCGCCGCCTACGTGCCCCGGGCGCTGGCCGACCTCGAGCGCCTCGCCGCCGAGCGCCTCTCCGCGGCGCGGCTCGACTTCGAGGCCATCGAGACCTACGCCACCCCCCGCCGACTGGCGCTGGTGGTGCGCGGCCTGCCCGAGGCGAGCGCGCGCGTGGAAGAAGCGCGCCGCGGCCCGCCCGAGAAGGCCGCCTTCAAAGACGGGAAGCCCACCCCCGCGGCCGCGGGCTTCGCCCGCAAGGCCGGCGTGGAGGTGGCCGACCTGACCGTGAAGGACGGCTACGTCTGGGCCCGGGTGGTGCACGAGGGCGAGCCCACCGCCCGCATCCTCCCCGAGCTGCTCGCGGGGCTGGTGCGCGACCTACCCGCACCCAAGAAGATGATCTGGGGCGCGGGCGACGGTCCCTTCGTGCGTCCGGTGCGCTGGCTGGTGGCCCGCCTGGACGGCGAGGTGCTGCCGGTCGAGGTCTTCAACGTCTCGGCGGGCCGGACGAGCCGCGGCCACCGCTTCCTGGGGCCGGACGTGGTCGAGGTGGACGCCGAAACCTACCGCGACGCCCTCTACGACGCCCACGTGGTCGCCGACGTCGCGCAGCGGCGCGAGCGGGTGGTGCTCGAGACCGCCACCCTGGCCCTGAGCGAAGGTTACGAGGCCGTTCTGCCCGAGGACCTGGTGGAGGAGGTCACCCACCTGGTCGAGTGGCCGGTGGCCGTCATGGGAAGTTTTTCCCAGCGCTACCTCGAGCTCCCCGACGAGGTGCTGGCGACGGTGATGATCCAGCACCAGCGGTTCTTCCCGGTGCGCGTCCCCGGCGAACGCCTCACCAACCGCTTCATTGGCGTCTCCGGACACCAACCGCCCGACCTGAGCGTGGTGCGCGCGGGGTACGAACAGGTGCTCGAAGGCCGCATCTACGACGCCTACTTCTTCTGGACCGAAGACCTGAAGACCCCGCTGACCGAACACCACAAGAAGCTCGCGGGGATCAACTTCCAGCGCGGCCTGGGCACGATGGCCGACAAGGCGGAGCGCGTGCGCCAGGCGGCAGAGAAGCTGGGCGGCCGGCTCGGGCTCGACGAGGAGGTACTGCGCGAGGCCGCCGCGCTCTACAAGGCCGACCTGCCCACCCAGATGGTCTACGAGTTCCCCGAGCTCGAAGGCGTGATGGCCCGCGCCTACGGCGAGAAGCAGGGGCTCGACCCCCGGGTCGCCCGGGCGCTCGAGGACGCGGTGCGCCCCACCGGACCCGAAGCCTCCCTGCCCGAGACGCCCGAGGGCGCATTGCTCGCCGCCCTCGACCGCGCCGATACGCTGGTGGGCTTCTTCCACCTGGGCAAGAAGCCCAGCGGCTCCGCCGACCCCTACGGCCTGCGCCGCGCCGCGGCGGGGTTGGTGCGCATCCTCGGCCGCACGGGCTGGGCGCTGCCGCTCGAAGACGTGCTGGAGGCCGCGGCCGAAGCCTACCGCGCCCGTGGGCTCGAGGTAAGCCCCGAAGCGGTGCAGGCCGCGCGCGCCTTCGCCGAGGAGCGGCTCGAGTCGCTCCTCACCGAGGCCGGCCTGCCCACGCTGGCGGTGCGCGCCGCCCAGAAGGCCCCCTCGGTCTACGGCAAGATGCTGCGGGCGCGGCTCGTCTACGAGCTGATGCAGCGGCCCGAGTTCGCCGAGTTGACCCGGCTCTACAAGCGCGCGGCCAACCTGGCCTCGCAAAGCGAAAGCACGCGCGAACCCGACCCGGAGCTCTTCGAAACCGAAGAGGAGGCCCGCCTGCTCGAGTCGCTCGCGCCCACCCGCCGGGCCGTCGGCGAGCTGCTCGAGCGGGGGGCCGAGCTGCTCCCGCCCTGGGACCCGGCCGCACCGCTCCCCAACGTCGACCTCGCCCCGCTCACGGAGCCCCTGGCCCAGATCCTGGCCCTCGCCGGCGCCCTCGACCCCTTCATGGACCACGTGCTGGTGATGGTGGACGACGCGGCGGTGCGCGAGAACCGGCTGGCGCTTCTGCGCGGCGTTCGCGACGCGCTGGGCGAGCTGGGGGCGCTCGAACTCCTCGGCGCATAA
- a CDS encoding Mrp/NBP35 family ATP-binding protein, which yields MLDTATVLQALSTIVDPDFKKDIVELGFVRDLKIEDGVVSFTIRLTTPACPIKDQFKRQAEEAVGALPGVREVRVTMDAAPAMEVSTGLPGVAHIVAVIAGKGGVGKSTTAVNLAVALMQMGAKVGLFDADAFGPNTPRMLGVRGVPLRTQGGKIVPIEAQGIKLVSIGSAIPEDQPVVWRGSLQHGFVRDFTQKTEWGELDYLVVDMPPGTGDIPLSVMQLLPLSGALVVGTPQEVALEDVRRGVTMLNKMNVNLLGFVENMSYLVCPNCGEEIDVFGKGGMDAFAETFGAPVLARIPMDVNIRKGSDAGLPAAFQEGPVAEAYKELAAAVVQRVAVVEKENPPKAAGVPQAGPGGNQPFLNVPKKN from the coding sequence ATGCTAGATACTGCGACGGTACTCCAAGCGCTTTCGACGATCGTCGACCCCGACTTCAAGAAGGACATCGTGGAGCTCGGGTTCGTACGCGACCTCAAGATCGAAGACGGGGTGGTCAGCTTCACCATCCGGCTGACCACGCCCGCCTGCCCCATCAAGGACCAGTTCAAGCGGCAGGCCGAGGAAGCCGTCGGGGCGCTGCCGGGGGTCCGTGAGGTGCGGGTGACCATGGACGCCGCGCCGGCGATGGAGGTGAGCACGGGGCTTCCCGGCGTCGCCCACATCGTCGCGGTGATCGCCGGCAAGGGCGGCGTGGGCAAGAGCACCACCGCCGTCAACCTGGCGGTGGCGCTGATGCAGATGGGCGCCAAGGTAGGCCTCTTCGACGCCGACGCGTTCGGCCCCAACACCCCGCGGATGCTGGGCGTGCGCGGGGTTCCGCTGCGCACCCAGGGCGGCAAGATCGTGCCCATCGAGGCCCAGGGAATCAAGCTGGTCTCGATCGGCTCGGCCATCCCCGAGGACCAGCCCGTCGTCTGGCGCGGCAGCCTGCAGCACGGGTTCGTGCGCGACTTCACCCAGAAGACCGAGTGGGGCGAGCTCGACTACCTGGTGGTGGACATGCCGCCGGGCACCGGCGACATCCCGCTTTCGGTGATGCAACTGCTGCCGCTCTCGGGGGCGCTGGTCGTGGGAACGCCGCAGGAGGTGGCCCTCGAGGACGTGCGCCGCGGGGTGACGATGCTGAACAAGATGAACGTCAACCTGCTCGGCTTCGTCGAGAACATGAGCTACCTCGTCTGCCCGAACTGCGGCGAAGAGATCGACGTCTTCGGCAAGGGCGGCATGGACGCCTTCGCCGAGACCTTCGGGGCGCCGGTGCTCGCGCGCATCCCCATGGACGTGAACATCCGCAAGGGCTCCGACGCCGGCCTCCCCGCCGCCTTCCAGGAGGGCCCGGTGGCCGAGGCCTACAAGGAGCTGGCCGCCGCCGTGGTGCAGCGGGTGGCGGTGGTGGAAAAGGAGAACCCCCCCAAGGCCGCGGGCGTGCCCCAGGCGGGCCCCGGCGGGAACCAGCCCTTCCTCAACGTCCCCAAGAAGAACTGA
- the ruvA gene encoding Holliday junction branch migration protein RuvA, whose product MVRFLEGVVLEATEDRAIVSLHGLGFEVFCPTGTLGRLRVGETARLHTRLVVREDSLTLYGFHDPRLLEWFDLLVGVSGVGPRVALGLLSALPADLLGQAVTGDDPKLLTAAPGVGKKLAERIVLELKTRLPDHLAGLAPSAAPIENPAAGEAAAALITLGFRETQVHAVVQKLAAKQPEAGAEELIRLALRELR is encoded by the coding sequence ATGGTGCGTTTTCTTGAAGGGGTCGTGCTGGAGGCGACCGAGGACCGCGCGATCGTGAGCCTGCACGGGCTGGGCTTCGAGGTCTTCTGCCCCACCGGCACGCTGGGCCGGCTGCGCGTGGGCGAGACCGCGCGGCTGCACACCCGGCTGGTGGTGCGCGAGGACAGCCTGACCCTCTACGGCTTCCACGACCCGAGGCTGCTCGAGTGGTTCGACCTGCTCGTGGGCGTCTCGGGCGTGGGCCCGCGCGTGGCGCTGGGTCTGCTCAGCGCCCTGCCCGCCGACCTGCTGGGCCAGGCCGTGACCGGTGACGACCCCAAGCTGCTCACCGCCGCCCCCGGCGTGGGCAAGAAGCTGGCCGAGCGCATCGTGCTGGAGCTGAAGACCAGGCTCCCCGACCACCTGGCCGGCCTCGCCCCCAGCGCCGCGCCCATCGAGAACCCCGCCGCCGGCGAGGCCGCGGCGGCGCTGATCACGCTGGGCTTCCGCGAGACCCAGGTGCACGCGGTGGTGCAGAAGCTGGCCGCCAAGCAGCCCGAGGCCGGGGCCGAGGAGCTCATCCGTCTGGCCCTGCGCGAACTCCGGTAG
- the thyX gene encoding FAD-dependent thymidylate synthase: MAEPQTIPVLDKGFVRLVDAMGDDRRIVQAARVSYGEGTKTVREDAALIDYLMRHRHTSPFEMVEFTFHVKAPIFVVRQWFRHRTASVNEISARYSVLKDEFYEPTPEELRTQSEVNKQAGEGRLPEAEAERAAALLAAAERDVYARYQELLELGVAREQARSVLPVGIYTEFYWKQDLHNLLHFLRLRLDHHAQAEIRAYARAVAKFVKARVPLVWRSFEEHVLNARTLSASEIAALRKQIEPQAYEAALKEAGLSKSRVREALEKLFGEA; the protein is encoded by the coding sequence ATGGCGGAACCGCAGACGATACCCGTGCTCGACAAGGGGTTCGTGCGCCTGGTGGACGCGATGGGCGACGACCGACGCATCGTCCAGGCGGCGCGCGTGAGCTACGGCGAAGGCACCAAGACCGTGCGCGAGGACGCGGCCCTGATCGACTACCTGATGCGCCATCGGCACACCAGCCCCTTCGAGATGGTGGAGTTCACCTTCCACGTCAAGGCGCCCATCTTCGTGGTGCGCCAGTGGTTTCGCCACCGCACCGCCAGCGTAAACGAGATCTCGGCGCGCTATTCGGTGCTGAAAGACGAGTTCTACGAACCCACGCCCGAAGAGTTGCGCACCCAGAGCGAGGTCAACAAGCAGGCAGGCGAGGGACGGCTGCCCGAGGCGGAGGCCGAGCGGGCCGCCGCGCTGCTGGCCGCGGCCGAGCGCGACGTCTACGCCCGCTACCAGGAACTCTTGGAGCTGGGGGTGGCCCGCGAGCAGGCCCGCAGCGTCCTGCCCGTGGGCATCTACACCGAGTTCTACTGGAAGCAGGACCTACACAACCTGCTGCACTTCCTCAGGCTGCGGCTCGACCACCACGCCCAGGCCGAGATTCGCGCCTACGCCCGCGCGGTGGCCAAGTTCGTGAAGGCGCGGGTGCCGCTGGTGTGGCGCTCGTTCGAGGAGCACGTTCTGAACGCGCGTACGCTGAGCGCGAGCGAGATCGCCGCGCTTCGCAAGCAGATCGAACCCCAGGCCTACGAGGCCGCCCTGAAGGAGGCCGGCCTTTCGAAGAGCCGGGTGCGGGAAGCGCTGGAGAAGCTGTTCGGCGAGGCCTAG
- a CDS encoding DEAD/DEAH box helicase, with product MLPLAVEPFGGYRAWLETLPGYAGQIAFHRVQPARPPEVVPYEGAFRPVLARLGLAPYAHQAEAFARLEAGANVVMATPTASGKSLVFQAPVLAAMQQGGTALFLYPTKALARDQRSRLETLADPFDLADRVFTYDGDTPPGRRRRAREQGLAILTNPDMLHFGILPRHAAWAGFLGRLRYVVIDEAHYHRGVFGSHVALILRRLLRIAEHYGAHPQLIAASATIANPAAHAAALTGRPFAAITASGRFSELEFVVWHPKALDAGGDRRRSANLEAAELAVWAATHDLKTLIFTGSRKTAELIGRYTRGTAVEDKIRSYRAGYTAEERAQLEEAFRAGELAVLVSTSALELGIDIGGLDAVVMVGYPGSVNAFWQRAGRAGRGRERALTLWIPREDPLDEYFLQRPELLLGSPPESAVADWRNPYLYPPHLHCAAFELPVREVESLHRPELLEGEALVRRNGRVHTVYKAPHRRLTLRGSGVTFTLRDAEGRALGQLDERQAYWEAHPGAVYLHQGESYLVRNLDPRKREIVLLPGLEDYYTQPRALTEIEVYPEHAQEVRPGVWVGRVRMREQVTGYVKKRYVTEAVLEEVEQPMPEVAFDTEAVWFHPPVEQLAVDRVPGGIHALEHAMIGLLPLFVLAERGDVGGVSYPIYPRPLPSGEGAVVFIYDGYPGGVGYARAGAEQWERWLQATVELLGGCPCEDGCPRCVLSPKCGNGNQFLDKQVALELAERLAGQRFRPKP from the coding sequence ATGCTGCCCCTCGCGGTCGAACCCTTCGGCGGGTACCGGGCCTGGCTGGAGACCCTGCCCGGCTACGCGGGGCAGATCGCCTTTCACCGCGTGCAGCCGGCCCGGCCGCCTGAGGTGGTGCCCTACGAGGGGGCCTTCAGACCCGTCCTCGCGCGCCTCGGACTCGCGCCTTACGCCCACCAGGCCGAGGCCTTCGCCAGGTTGGAAGCGGGCGCCAACGTCGTCATGGCCACGCCGACGGCCTCGGGCAAGAGTCTGGTCTTCCAGGCGCCCGTGCTGGCGGCGATGCAGCAGGGCGGCACCGCCCTCTTCCTCTACCCCACCAAGGCGCTGGCGCGGGACCAGCGGAGCCGGCTCGAAACCTTGGCCGACCCCTTCGACCTCGCGGACCGGGTCTTCACCTACGACGGCGACACCCCGCCCGGCCGCCGTCGTCGGGCGCGCGAGCAAGGGCTCGCCATCCTCACCAACCCCGACATGCTGCACTTCGGGATCCTGCCGCGGCACGCCGCCTGGGCGGGATTCCTCGGCCGCCTTCGCTACGTCGTGATCGACGAAGCCCACTACCACCGGGGCGTCTTCGGCAGCCACGTCGCCCTGATCCTCAGGCGGCTGCTGCGGATCGCCGAACACTACGGCGCGCACCCGCAGCTGATCGCCGCATCGGCGACGATCGCCAACCCCGCGGCCCACGCCGCCGCGTTGACCGGACGGCCGTTCGCGGCGATCACGGCGTCGGGGCGGTTCAGCGAGCTCGAGTTCGTCGTCTGGCATCCCAAGGCGCTGGACGCCGGCGGCGACCGCCGGCGCAGCGCCAACCTGGAAGCTGCGGAGCTGGCCGTCTGGGCCGCCACCCACGACCTCAAGACCCTGATCTTCACCGGCAGCCGCAAGACCGCGGAGCTGATCGGCCGTTACACTCGGGGAACCGCCGTGGAGGACAAGATCCGCAGCTACCGCGCGGGCTACACCGCCGAAGAGCGCGCGCAGCTGGAAGAGGCGTTCCGTGCGGGTGAACTCGCGGTCCTCGTCAGCACCAGCGCCCTCGAGCTGGGCATCGACATCGGCGGCCTGGACGCGGTGGTGATGGTCGGCTACCCCGGCTCGGTCAACGCCTTCTGGCAGCGCGCGGGGCGCGCGGGGCGCGGCCGCGAGCGCGCGTTGACGCTTTGGATCCCCCGCGAGGACCCGCTGGACGAGTACTTCCTGCAACGGCCCGAGCTGCTGCTCGGCAGCCCCCCGGAGTCGGCCGTGGCCGACTGGCGGAACCCCTACCTCTACCCGCCGCACCTCCACTGCGCCGCCTTCGAGCTGCCGGTGCGCGAAGTGGAGTCGCTGCACCGACCCGAGCTGCTGGAGGGCGAGGCCCTGGTCCGCCGGAACGGACGCGTCCACACCGTGTACAAGGCGCCGCACCGTAGGCTCACCTTGCGTGGCAGCGGCGTCACCTTCACGCTGCGCGACGCCGAAGGGCGAGCGTTGGGCCAGCTCGACGAACGCCAGGCCTACTGGGAGGCCCACCCGGGGGCGGTCTACCTGCACCAGGGGGAGAGCTACCTGGTGCGCAACCTCGACCCGCGCAAACGCGAGATCGTGCTCCTGCCGGGGCTCGAGGACTACTACACGCAGCCGCGCGCCCTGACCGAGATCGAGGTCTACCCCGAACACGCCCAGGAGGTGCGTCCCGGGGTCTGGGTCGGACGGGTGCGGATGCGGGAGCAGGTGACGGGCTACGTGAAGAAGCGCTACGTCACCGAGGCGGTGCTCGAGGAGGTGGAGCAGCCCATGCCCGAAGTGGCCTTCGACACCGAGGCGGTCTGGTTCCACCCCCCGGTCGAGCAGCTCGCCGTCGACCGGGTTCCGGGGGGGATCCACGCACTCGAGCACGCGATGATCGGCCTTCTGCCCCTTTTCGTGCTCGCCGAGCGCGGCGACGTGGGGGGCGTGAGCTACCCGATCTACCCGCGGCCCCTGCCCTCGGGCGAAGGCGCGGTGGTCTTCATCTACGACGGCTACCCGGGCGGGGTCGGCTACGCGCGCGCCGGGGCGGAGCAGTGGGAGCGCTGGCTGCAGGCGACGGTCGAGCTGCTCGGCGGCTGCCCCTGCGAAGACGGCTGCCCCCGCTGCGTGCTCAGCCCCAAGTGCGGCAACGGCAACCAGTTCCTCGACAAACAGGTGGCGCTCGAGCTGGCGGAACGGCTCGCGGGCCAGCGCTTCCGGCCGAAACCCTAG
- a CDS encoding dodecin: MAVYKKIELVGTSDESLEAAIRTAIKKASETLRHLDWFEVKEIRGKIGDGDVQSFQVVLQVGFKLD; encoded by the coding sequence ATGGCGGTCTATAAGAAGATCGAGCTCGTAGGCACCAGCGACGAAAGCCTCGAAGCCGCGATCCGCACGGCCATCAAGAAGGCCTCGGAAACCCTGCGGCACCTCGACTGGTTCGAGGTCAAGGAGATTCGCGGCAAGATCGGCGACGGCGACGTGCAGAGCTTCCAGGTCGTCCTCCAGGTGGGCTTCAAGCTCGACTGA
- a CDS encoding aspartate-semialdehyde dehydrogenase yields MRVAIVGATGAVGKELIKVLEERDFPVSELRLFASPRSAGKTVTFRGEPLTVEVTPEGPIPADVVLASAGGGVSKKLAPLWSSAGAVVVDNSSAWRYDPEVPLVIPEINPESARAHQGIIANPNCTTAILAVALWPLHKAFGATHVVVSTYQATSGAGAEGMQELLDETRNHLEGRPVGHKVFQHPIPFNVIPHIDAFQENGYTREEMKVVWETRKIFGEPEMKISCTAVRIPTLRAHSEAATVLFERPVTPEAARAVLEEAPGVEVVDEPERNRYPMPLSATGKWDVEVGRIRKNLAFGNALDFFVSGDQLLKGAALNAVQIAELLL; encoded by the coding sequence ATGCGCGTCGCCATTGTTGGAGCCACGGGAGCCGTAGGCAAAGAGCTGATCAAGGTCCTTGAAGAGCGCGACTTCCCGGTGAGCGAGCTGCGCCTCTTCGCCAGCCCGCGCTCCGCCGGAAAGACCGTCACCTTTCGCGGCGAACCCCTCACCGTCGAGGTCACCCCCGAAGGCCCCATCCCCGCCGACGTGGTCCTTGCCAGCGCCGGCGGCGGGGTTTCCAAGAAGCTGGCCCCGCTGTGGTCGAGCGCGGGGGCCGTCGTCGTCGACAACTCCTCGGCCTGGCGCTACGACCCCGAGGTGCCGCTCGTCATCCCCGAGATCAACCCCGAATCCGCCCGAGCCCACCAGGGCATCATCGCCAACCCCAACTGCACCACCGCCATCCTGGCCGTCGCCCTCTGGCCGCTCCACAAGGCTTTCGGCGCCACCCACGTGGTGGTCAGCACCTACCAGGCCACCAGCGGCGCCGGCGCCGAGGGTATGCAAGAACTGCTGGACGAAACCCGCAACCACCTCGAAGGCCGCCCCGTGGGCCACAAGGTCTTCCAACACCCCATCCCTTTCAACGTCATCCCCCACATCGACGCTTTCCAGGAAAACGGCTACACCCGCGAGGAGATGAAGGTGGTCTGGGAAACCCGCAAGATCTTCGGCGAGCCGGAGATGAAGATCAGCTGCACCGCGGTGCGCATCCCTACCCTGCGCGCCCACTCCGAGGCGGCCACCGTCCTCTTCGAACGTCCCGTCACCCCCGAGGCGGCGCGCGCGGTGCTGGAGGAGGCGCCGGGCGTGGAGGTCGTGGACGAACCCGAGCGGAACCGTTACCCCATGCCGCTTTCGGCCACAGGAAAGTGGGACGTGGAGGTGGGGCGCATCCGCAAGAATCTGGCCTTCGGCAACGCCCTCGACTTCTTCGTCTCAGGCGACCAGCTGCTCAAGGGCGCCGCGCTCAACGCCGTACAGATCGCCGAGCTCCTGCTGTGA
- a CDS encoding DUF3234 domain-containing protein gives MATDFFEAVWYVLTDPERAGEHLTLTAAEVKYALVWTSSKAALDFSREVSAARGMKVEPLHSWTLKDAFLTASEKLGATHLLIDYRPGSLQAAAAPITLARERIQHKPQNPRA, from the coding sequence GTGGCAACCGACTTTTTCGAAGCCGTATGGTACGTGCTCACCGACCCCGAGCGGGCCGGTGAGCACCTTACCCTGACCGCGGCCGAGGTGAAGTACGCCCTCGTCTGGACGAGCTCGAAGGCCGCCCTTGACTTTAGCCGCGAGGTTTCCGCGGCGCGGGGCATGAAGGTAGAGCCGCTGCACTCCTGGACCCTGAAGGACGCTTTCCTCACCGCCAGCGAGAAGCTGGGCGCCACCCACCTGCTCATCGACTACCGACCCGGCTCGCTCCAGGCAGCCGCCGCTCCCATCACCCTGGCCCGAGAACGCATCCAACACAAGCCACAAAACCCCAGGGCGTAA
- the pheA gene encoding prephenate dehydratase, with amino-acid sequence MSKKVAYQGTAGAFSEEAALTVAGGAEPVGYPTFHEVFEAVTSGAAACGVVPVENAVAGSINQTYDLLLESDLHVVGEVYLRVRHNLLAPQGTRLEDVRKVISHPQALSQCDGFLARHKLEAVPVYDTAGAAKQLAERPEPGLAAIASKRAAEVYGLEVLAEGIEDFDFNYTRFFVIAREERPRTEGPYKTSVVFGVRHKPGGLLSALEAFARSRVNLTKLESRPRRDRAWSYVFYLDFEGHVEDPEPAEALVTLLRRAAFVKVLGSYPAAPMNGG; translated from the coding sequence ATGTCGAAGAAGGTCGCCTACCAGGGGACCGCCGGCGCCTTCAGCGAGGAGGCGGCGCTCACCGTTGCGGGCGGCGCCGAGCCGGTGGGCTACCCCACCTTCCACGAGGTCTTCGAGGCGGTCACCTCCGGCGCGGCCGCCTGCGGCGTGGTGCCGGTGGAGAACGCGGTGGCCGGGAGCATCAACCAGACCTACGACCTGTTGCTCGAGTCCGACCTGCACGTGGTGGGGGAGGTCTACCTGCGGGTGCGCCACAACCTGCTCGCCCCGCAGGGAACCCGGCTCGAGGACGTGCGCAAGGTGATCAGTCACCCCCAGGCGCTCTCCCAGTGCGACGGCTTCTTGGCCCGGCACAAGCTCGAGGCCGTGCCCGTCTACGACACCGCCGGGGCGGCCAAGCAGCTGGCCGAGCGCCCCGAGCCGGGGCTCGCGGCCATCGCCTCGAAGCGGGCGGCCGAGGTCTACGGGCTCGAGGTGCTGGCCGAGGGGATCGAAGACTTCGACTTCAACTACACCCGCTTCTTCGTGATCGCCCGCGAGGAGCGGCCGCGGACCGAGGGTCCCTACAAGACCAGCGTCGTCTTCGGGGTGCGCCACAAGCCCGGGGGGCTGCTCTCGGCGCTCGAGGCCTTCGCCCGTTCGCGCGTGAACCTCACCAAGCTCGAGTCGCGCCCGCGCCGAGACCGCGCCTGGAGCTACGTCTTCTACCTCGATTTCGAAGGCCACGTCGAAGATCCCGAGCCCGCCGAGGCCCTGGTGACCCTGCTGCGCCGCGCCGCCTTCGTAAAGGTGCTCGGTTCCTATCCGGCCGCGCCCATGAACGGCGGCTAG
- a CDS encoding lipid II:glycine glycyltransferase FemX produces the protein MARCGLAALTMERREINDPEAWNRIVSGLPLTSALQSWGWGEVKRTSGWKPMRLALYDGGAPVAAAQLMERRLAGPLRMSYTPRGPALAEAGLLPRVAAQLARAARGALFLQLEPPLALEEPYEAPAYAGLAPAATIQPEYSILVDLSPGEETVLARMKSKTRYNIRLAARKGVTARIVRPHDEGAAAAFEAFWALFTETNRRAKLLQHARSYYETVFREMEQPGGAAFVSLAEYQGKPLAAGLFVAFAGRVDYLYGGSSREHKNVMAPYAMHWAAMRWGMEHGYRVYDLWGVPRVLTPESHAYGIYRFKEGFGGKRVRFPGYVRPLSPLYGPVQTALRWRKNWVNWRSRGTTRDVL, from the coding sequence ATGGCTAGGTGCGGCCTGGCCGCCCTCACCATGGAACGACGCGAGATCAACGACCCCGAAGCCTGGAACCGCATCGTCAGCGGGCTGCCCCTCACGAGCGCCCTGCAGTCGTGGGGCTGGGGCGAGGTGAAGCGCACGAGCGGCTGGAAGCCCATGCGCCTCGCCCTCTACGACGGCGGCGCGCCCGTGGCCGCGGCGCAGCTGATGGAGCGCCGCCTGGCCGGCCCGCTGCGCATGTCCTACACCCCCCGCGGCCCGGCGCTGGCCGAGGCGGGGCTGCTGCCGCGCGTGGCCGCGCAGCTGGCGCGGGCGGCGCGCGGGGCGCTCTTCCTGCAGCTCGAGCCGCCCCTGGCCCTGGAAGAACCCTACGAGGCGCCGGCCTATGCTGGCCTCGCGCCCGCGGCCACGATCCAGCCCGAGTACTCGATTCTGGTGGACCTCAGCCCCGGCGAGGAAACCGTGCTCGCGCGCATGAAGTCGAAGACGCGCTACAACATCCGCCTTGCGGCCCGCAAAGGGGTGACCGCGCGGATCGTGCGCCCCCACGACGAGGGCGCCGCGGCGGCCTTCGAGGCCTTCTGGGCGCTGTTCACCGAGACCAACCGGCGTGCGAAGCTTCTGCAGCACGCGCGCAGCTACTACGAGACGGTCTTCCGGGAGATGGAGCAGCCGGGGGGCGCGGCCTTCGTGAGCCTGGCCGAGTACCAGGGAAAGCCGCTCGCCGCCGGGCTCTTCGTGGCCTTCGCCGGCCGGGTGGACTACCTCTACGGGGGCTCGAGCCGCGAGCACAAGAACGTGATGGCCCCCTACGCCATGCACTGGGCGGCGATGCGCTGGGGCATGGAGCACGGCTACCGCGTCTACGACCTCTGGGGCGTGCCCCGGGTGCTCACCCCCGAGTCGCACGCTTACGGCATCTACCGCTTCAAGGAAGGCTTTGGCGGGAAGCGGGTGCGTTTTCCGGGCTACGTGCGGCCGCTCTCGCCCCTCTACGGCCCGGTGCAGACGGCGCTGCGCTGGCGCAAGAACTGGGTCAACTGGCGCAGCCGCGGGACCACGCGGGACGTGCTCTGA